In Gadus morhua chromosome 5, gadMor3.0, whole genome shotgun sequence, the genomic stretch GTGAGCTCCTTCCTCCTATTGGTTATATAAAAGGTTAGATCCAGCCTCCTATTGGTTCAATACAAGGTGAGCTCCTTCCTCCTATTGGTTATATAAAAGGTTAGATCCAGCCTCCTATTGGTTCAATACAAGGTGAGCTCCTTCCTCCTATTGGTTATATAAAAGGTTAGATCCAGCCTCCTATTGGTTCGTTAAAAATGAACAAGATCGCAGAGATaccttttcaaaataaaagctttgTACTTGGCCTGAGGATATGGACAGCGCAACTACATGAGCGGGATTCAAACGGTGTAGTCAGCAACGTGTCGAACTGAGAACCAGAGACCCTATGCCTGACCCATCATCTCATAGGAGCGTCTAGCGCGCCGTCACAGATTCTGAGCAACGCGGGGAAGGATTCATGCCGCGCAGACGATGTAGAAAATATCAAAGACCAGAACTTAAATCAGGAGGATAAGCCGGGGGAGGTCTTTGAGAAGGAACGCCAAAGGAACCGTTCACAGTATACAAATGCTACAAAAAACTATAGTAATCCTTCGGTAAAAATTATGAGAGTACGCAAAGACTGTTTGTGTTAAAATAGGAATATTTAACAAAATACTTCTTACAAAAATGTGATACGTGGAAGTACATTAAAAGCGGTTAAGTGAACTCTACAGCCGGGCTGATCCTTagaggtgtgtgtttcaggctggtggtttccatggaaacttCACACCTGTGCATGTAAACTGTGGTCCCGGGAGGTTTTTTTTAATGTCGTCATCACGTCGCCGTTCAAATTTAAAACTCATGCTGGGTCGGTGTGCGATGGGCAAATAACACTGactgaccaccagggggcaacacacacacgctagttTTACAACCAAACAAGGGGAGCCACTGGTGGGTCGGTTACTTGGTTGGTTGGTCGGTGTGTTGTGACATCATCAATGATGTCCCAATGTCCTTAACAGACCGCAGGAATCTGGGCGGGGACTGCAGGAAGTGTCATTAAAAAGATTTGCAAGTTTGGCAGAAGCACTTCTCCGGTATTGTAGCGTTGTTTTGTTAGCGTCACTAATAATCAATAAAGGAGCAAGAATCATCATCGGCATCCAGCAACATCCGGAAGATTGCCGAGGTCAAAGGTTGTCTGGGGTCCTggtaggtcagaggtcaaccggGGTGTAGTCTGTGTGTAGCTCCGCCCAGCTGGCTACTCATTGGTCCTTTGCTTCGTAAAGCAGTTTGGCtgcctggggagagagagagagagacgggtagagagagagagagagacgggtagagagagagagagacgggtagagagagagagagagagagacgggtagagagacgggtagagagagagaaagagacgggtagagagagagaaagagagagagacgggtagagagagagagagagagagagagagacgggtagagagagagagagacgggtagagagagagaaagagagagacgggtagagagagagagacgggtagagagagagagagagagagagagagagagagagagagagagagagagagagagagagagagagagagagagagagagagagagagagaaatgggggtTTAGATAGGGAGAgttgatgaatgtgtgtgtgtgtgtgtgtgtgtgtgtgtgtgcatgcgtgtgtgcgtgcgtgcacctTGTGCATGGCCCCAAGCCACCACGACGCTTCCTTTCGGTCCTCCACTGCCTCCAGGCGGACCTGCATGGGGTCCTGGGACCCCTGGGCCCGGTGCACCAGCAGCAAGCCactggcccggggccccccacctggacacacacacccccacctggTGAGACCCCGACACTCAGACTcctcaggcccccccccccccccccccccccccgctcacagactcgtgacccccccccaccctcacagaTTCCGGCTCTCTTGTGAAATCTCTTCTGGTGAAATCAGAACAGGAAGGACTTGAACTTCCTTCTAGTTTCTCCCCCATTTCAGCATAGACCTCTGTTTCCCGCCAGTGTGTGTTCTGGTATGTGTGCATGGCCACGTACCGGCTCACCATTGTGAGGGGTGGGGACAACATGCCGTGTTCTGATTGGCTAGCCTGGCGCCctccattattattttatttattttcaaaacatttaataatCCAGTGGTCCAGAGTGGTCCTTTTTCGCTCAACGGGTGGGGCGGGTCATTAACGCTGCCAGGGTTGGCGGTCTGATTCCCAGCGGACCACCCATGCTCAAAGTGAATGCACTCAAGCTTTAGATAAAAGCTTCCTTTGGTGGAAGCTTTTAACCTCCATTCTCTTTGCCATGCTGCATTGCTCCTTCTCCACCCAGGCGACTGCACTCAGACCCATAAAGAAGGCAGACTGAGGGAGGCAGGAACTACATTCTCTGAGCTGGTACAGTCAACAGTCCTGGTCTCGTACTTCCTGTGAGCTTTACAAGGAGTATAAATATGGAAACGGTAATGAAATGGAAACCCTTCTATAACATGTCccgccctctccttctcctatAAGCCATGTCACTGTACGtcccaccccttctctctcctctaaaccATGTCCCTGATAGTCccgccccttctctctcctctgaaCCCTGTTCCTGATAGTCccgccccttctctctcctctaaacctTGTCCCTGATAGTCccgccccttctctctcctctaaacccTGTCCCTGATAGTCTATAACGTGTCccgccctctccttctcctatAAGCCATGTCACTGTACGGCccgccccttctctctcctcttaacCCACATCACAGAACgtcccgcccccctctctctcagactagcATCCTGTCAGGCCTTTCGTCCCGGGATGAGAAGGCCTGGGAGTGGAGGCatggtgaggatgaggatggtgcCGGCTGGTGATTGGCTAACCTTCGGAGAGGAACTTGCTTTCTAGCAGACGGCTGAAGGCGAGCTCCTTGCTCTCTGAGGCCAGAGGAGgcgcagcaggaggagggggaggaggagtgaaaGAAGGGTTAAGAGCAGAAGACAGAAGGCGGAGGAGTtaaacacagaggaggagggagggagcagaggagagcgTCCTGGGGTGCGAGTTGAAGTTCAGCGGGGAGAGGGCATCACGAGGAGAAAGAAGGACAAGCTTGAAGCCTGCGTCTTACAGCGTAGCCGGCGTAGCTACAGCGTCTGTCTCTACTTTGCCACCTAGCTACAGCGTCTGTCTCTACGCTACCACCTAGCTACAGCGTCTGTCTCTACGTTGCCACCTAGCTACAGCGTCTGTCTCTACGCTACCACCTAGCTACAGCGTCTGTCTCTACGTTGCCACCTAGCTACAGCGTCTGTCTCTACGCTACCACCTAGCTTCATCCTGGTCTCTACGTCAACACCTAGCTACACCTTGGTCGCTATGTCAACACCTAGCTACAGCATCAATCTCTACGTCACCTAGCTACACCGTCAGTCTCTACGTCACCACCTAGCTACAGCGTCAGTCTCTAGGTCAACACCTTGCTACACCGTCAGTCTCTACGTCACCACCTAGCTACACCGTCAGTCTCTACGTCGACACCTAGCTACAGCGTCAGTCTctattgtggcatcccgccccgtaaaCCGCGGCCTGGGCGGGTCGGAGGTGTAGTCGTGGATGTcgtataccgccgccacccacaATCCGTCTAGCCGAGGCTTGGaaaaagggtggaggagtgtggcatcccgccacttaaacctcggcccggaccagcccgagggttggtcctggatggccgataccaccgtcacccaccagccggtGACGGAGAGCACCAACCGAACCCCAATCAACGGGATGGGAGACACCTGGCTGGACAGCCAGGGAAAGACTTTAAAAGGTACTCGGGAGCAGACCAGGAGGGCTGACGAGTGACTAGACGGAAAGGGCCGAGCCAGCCCTACCCTAGAGGTCCACGGAGATCCTAGGGGTAGCCGACCTGTCTGATTGCAAACCCTGTTTAAATAAATGACTTTAACTCTTAACCCTCGCTAAAACGTGTGATTTGTCCATGGAACCCGGCGACAACGAGGACTTGGTTACCACACTACGTCCACACCAAGCTACACCGTCAGTCTCTACGTCACCACCGAGCTGCACCTCGGTCTCTACGTCACCGAGCTACACCGTCAGTCTCTACGTCACCACCGAGCTGCACCTCGGTCTCTACGTCACCAAGCTACACCTCGGTCTCTAAGTCACCAAGCTACACCTCGGTCTCTAAGTCACCGCGGAGGCCGGAGCCCTAACCCAGGACCGGTCTCACCTCCTGGGCTAgactcctccatcagcacctGCAAGCTGGAGATACGCGacagctccagctccaggtgGCTCTCCCCATCCAGGAACAGGTACCTGAGGGGGGCAAGGCATGGTATGGACCcttatatacgtgtgtgtgtgtttgccgacATAATGAACACCAACATCTCTATTGATAAAGAATAATATTAGAAAATCAGAAATCGTTATTATTACGAGGTAGAAAAAGGTCCAGCTGTAGAGTACGGAGGAGTCAGAAGGGACTGGTCAGCTTCTCAccttatgtgtgtgcacgtgcacgtacccTCTCACTATACGAGATGCTACTACGTAGCATCTCGACCGTTGATGGGACAACATGCAGGCACCGCTAGCTACGTTCTGGAACTCTCCGTCTTGCCTGCTCACGCATGGCTAGGCAACGCGGGAATAGAAAGGATGGGACTGACCAGCAGATGGCGGTACTGCACTTGCGGTCTACTGGTCTACAGGTGTACTGTACCTGTGGTCGACAGGTATGCTGTACCTGTGGTCTAGTGGTCAACAGGTGTACTGTACCTGTGGTCTGCAGGTGTACTGTACCTGTCGTCTACAGGTGTACAGGTGTACTGTACCTGTTGTTTACTGGTCTAAAGGTTTACAGGTGTACTGTACCTGTGGTCTACTGGTCTACAGGTGTTACAGGTGTACTGTACCTGTGGTCTACTGGTCTACAGGTGTACAGGGGTAATGGACCTGTGGTTTACTGGTGTACAGGTGTACTGTACCTGTGGTTAACCGGTCTACAGGTGTATAGGACCTGTGGTTTACTGGTCTACAGGTGTACTGTACCTGTGGTTTAGTGGTCTACAGGTGTACAGGTGTACTGTACCTGTGGTTTACTGGTCTACAGGTGAACAGGTGTACTGGACCTGTAGTTAACCAGTCTACAGGTGTACAGGTGTACTGGACCTGTGGTTTACTGGTCTACAGGTCTACAGGTGTACAGGTGTACTGTACCTGTGGATTTACTGGTCTACAGGTGAACAGGTGAACTGTACCTGTGGTTGTTGGCCAGTCGGCAGGTCATGTTCTGGGATTTCCCCGATGAGTCCAGAGTGACAACGAAGGCAGCGCCTTGAGATTCACATtgaaacaacaaacagaaaccGTCAGACAGCAAGCTCAGAGTGACCTAGTGCTACTGAGCAAGGCATCAAATCCTCTGGCTGACTTAGGAAAATGCCTCCGTTGCTCAGAgaccgtaacacacacacacacacacacacacacacacacacacacacacacacacacacacacacacacacacacacacacacacacacacacacaaatcattaACTCACTGTTAAGTTACTCATAATATTGGGTCATTTAGCACACTTATATCAAAAGAGACCAACAGTGCATTCAGACACgccatgaaggagcaggtcggggtcagaggtcatctcGCTCTAGGATGCCAtaatcccctccctctctatataatCATGTTGGGTCTCtagttgacctctgacctccggtGAGGATCTTGATCTGTTTGTCGTAGAACTCGTTCTCCCGCTGGGACAGCACGCCACACGCGCCGCACTGGCGCACCGGGTCCACGAAGCACATGCGCGGCAGCGCCACCTTGTGGCTGCAGCACTTGTCACAGAAGCACCGGCCGCAGCGCCGACAGTGgtgctgggggagagagagtgggcgggTCAACGAGCCGGCCAATCAAAACGCTTCACAGCGTGATAGTGGAATGCAAGAGAATATAAAGAAACCAAACTTTATATTAAGTCTATAGTATTAGGTGATTGAGAATGTTTTAATCCAAAGTGATTTCATTCAGTTCATGTCATCAAGGAGTAGGCAGGGGTTTGACGCAGTATCAAAAACACAAACGATGATAAAGTCATTCAACTAAAACTGAATGAAAGATATGAGGTTGTTCCATCTCAGTGAAAAAGTTTATTTTGAAGCTAATGATCTGAGCTTTGCAGATCAGAAGCTTTGCTTCTTCACAACATGTTTATGAACCAAAGAAGAACCACGAGAACAGAGAGTTTCTGTAACTAACCCACTGGACTCTGGTGGAGACGCAGCCAAGATAAACATGGCCAGCCAAACATCATAGACGGAAAGACTCGCATCAGCCAGAACCGAACACTCACATGGACGCTTCAAACTCTGGAGAgaatctgtgtctgtgtctgtgtctgtgtatctctctctctctctctctctctctctctctctctctctctctctctctctctctctctctctctctctctctctctctctctctctctctctctctctctctctctctctctctctctctctctctctctctctctcgtctgtgtgtttttttgtgtccctctctcccactgtgtgtgtgtgtgttcaaggtgaTTTGATAAGCAAGACCGACCTTCCGTGTGATGAAGTCAAACTTGGCGTCACACTGCATACATCTGGGACACTGGAgacaacaggaaacaggaagttacACAATGAGAGTCTGATACAGTTCAGGCCAGAGAGAACCATAGAAGAAGAATAGTCTTTCCCCAGGCTCTGATAAACATCATCTACCCATCATCACAACATAAGACACTAAACAATCACTTTGAATTCCTAAtctgaaagtgaaagtgaagcCATGAATCCCTAGCTCGAAAACAAAGAGCAAAAACAGGAAACCCTTTAGAACATTTCGATATTAGTTCTGCCGTCTTCAAAAAATCATGATAACATGAATCGTCGGGTGTTCCTTGGGCGCTTGAACATAACGTGAATAACGTGATCATAACAATCATCCCAGACGTGTATTATTGAATCAAATTAATCAGATCTGGGTTCTTAATCAATCCCAACATTTTGATAAGCAGAGGCCTCAGCTTTGTATCCAACGTTTACAACTTAAACCCCATGAAGAACAGAGTGGTTAGGGGAGCCGGGGTGTTCAGGCTgacagctgtgtgtgcgtgtgtgtgtgagcgtgtgtgtgtgtgtgctgtagaaggagagcagaggtcTACTATTGTCTGGAACCATGCCGAGACCACGGGTCTGCGGTTGGAATCCAAACACAATACGCACAATACCCGCGGTAGCCTCGAACACCATTATTAGTGTGCAGTAGTAGACAATGTACACACGGGGCGACATGGTTTACATTGTTTCTACAGGCTGCAAACCACGCTGAGCAGCCTGGCACAGCCAGGGCATGGCTGCTCCATCACATGTTCGCTTCAACACCCAATCAGACAGATCAGTGCTTTAGATGCGAGATCCTCAATCCTATTGAAACAAACCGTTGGATAACATATCGGGACATATCGGGGTGGTTTCGGTCATTGCCAGGCTGGGGACCGACTCCTCCCGTGCCTGAAACGCCCAGTCCGACAGCCAAGTGTCCGGGTGGCTGGGACCCgggtccccctccctctccttccctcccgccCCGGGTGCCGGATCTCCTCACCTCTTTATCCGGGACCCACTGCGGTTCGGCCAGGCAGAAGGGGCTGATGAACGCTCCGTTCTCGGGGACCATGCGAAGACCGCTGGGGCTCCGGACCAGCTTTTTGCCGTCAGGCACCGAAGACATTTTTCCCGACACCACCTCTCCGTCCACCACGGTCTCCTTCGTCTCCGCTCAACTCTCCACGGACACGCCTACCCTGGGTGATTGACGGGGACGCCAGCTAATCGTTTTCGACTAGGGAACGTCACGTGAGAAACATAGGCTACGAGGTTGTTTTGGTTTCTATATGCCCCGCCCACTTAACGATTCCAGGGCTCGCCCACCCTACacgtagtacacacacacacacacacacacacacacacacacacacacagacacacacacacacacacacacacacacacacacacacacacacacacacacttactaaaTGAACAAGACAGAGAGAACTATCCAGGACTACTTATCGCCGGCCTTGGGAGGATACGTTATTTTCCAACGACATATTATTGAACAtcatttagttttgtttttttctcactTGTAAGTTGGTTTGGGCACAATAGTAAAAAAGCATGCAAATGACTTAATGCAAATGTATGTAAATGACCCAAGTCACACCAAACAGTGAACTCCACCGTGAGGCAGACTGATAATAAGTAATGTTAAGAAGCCTATCTGTCCAGTACAGGCCTACAACGATACAGCACAGTTAACTAAATCAACTAAGAACAGCCATCAACTTCACTCATTAGACCAAATGTCCGATGCCCTCTATGTGCACGTCTATAATAAGTGCGTCTATAATAAACCCGTCTATAACCCGGGTTAACCAAGTGGAGTTTAAtaaagagagggaaacagaaTTGTAAACTTAAATGAGCAACGTTACTAGTTAAGTTGTGTTCATGTAGATTGTGAATACACCGGAAGTTTCAAATGTAACAGGATTATATTTATTGTGTCGTTTTATTGTACAGTTATGTCTTTAGACGTTGCAATCCATCCCAggaccagtgttgccagattgggccagattttcTGCCCAGTCTGGCAACACCGGTCAACACTCATCATCGGTGAGATCATCGGTGGTGGGCGTCGGTACGGCGACAGAAAATGGACAAAAGCGCAGACGTCCTGCAACCAGACAATCAACAGTTCTACTCTATAGAAGTTCAAATTACTTGTAGAAAAAGCCTTCAGTCCAACAATAAATACTTCTTAACACACTGTACTCTGACCTCAATAAAATAAATTTCTAAATGGCACTGAATGCAGGCCTGACTATTTACAAGGTTTTAGGCTACCTCATCTCAAAGGATCATTTATCGAAGAGATGAGGGGTAACTAGGTAAATCCTGGACCTTCTCGCACAGTCAACGCACACTTTCTCCAAACCACATTGTCTTAAATGAGGTCTACAGCTAAATAGGTTTTTATCAGGTTTACTTAAAACTTAAGTTATCCTGCCTAAATCAGGTTTTGTTCAAACAACGTCATAGTATTGCATTCAGGCTTAATTTAGGTGATTCCTTtaatttaattacatttataaAATTTTAATTTATCCCGGACGCATGATTATGATAAATTAATTATAAAATCCAAAGATAAGCTCATGTTGCTGCATAGACTAAAGTTAATGTTTCGGCTTTGAAATTGATCATCACGAAGGTGAAAGACCGGCACTTCTTATGAGGTCTTTTGAAAaggaatataatatattatcacTAATATATTTTGgattcttttttaaaaaaaacctgTTAAGA encodes the following:
- the zfyve21 gene encoding zinc finger FYVE domain-containing protein 21 isoform X1, with the translated sequence MSSVPDGKKLVRSPSGLRMVPENGAFISPFCLAEPQWVPDKECPRCMQCDAKFDFITRKHHCRRCGRCFCDKCCSHKVALPRMCFVDPVRQCGACGVLSQRENEFYDKQIKILTGGAAFVVTLDSSGKSQNMTCRLANNHRYLFLDGESHLELELSRISSLQVLMEESSPGESKELAFSRLLESKFLSEGGGPRASGLLLVHRAQGSQDPMQVRLEAVEDRKEASWWLGAMHKVHARTHACTHTHTHTHTHTHTHTHTHTHTHTHTHTHTHTHTHTHTHCFHPYRRYVPWSCLLLWSGRIN
- the zfyve21 gene encoding zinc finger FYVE domain-containing protein 21 isoform X5, with the translated sequence MSSVPDGKKLVRSPSGLRMVPENGAFISPFCLAEPQWVPDKECPRCMQCDAKFDFITRKHHCRRCGRCFCDKCCSHKVALPRMCFVDPVRQCGACGVLSQRENEFYDKQIKILTGGAAFVVTLDSSGKSQNMTCRLANNHRYLFLDGESHLELELSRISSLQVLMEESSPGGGGPRASGLLLVHRAQGSQDPMQVRLEAVEDRKEASWWLGAMHKAAKLLYEAKDQ
- the zfyve21 gene encoding zinc finger FYVE domain-containing protein 21 isoform X3; this translates as MSSVPDGKKLVRSPSGLRMVPENGAFISPFCLAEPQWVPDKECPRCMQCDAKFDFITRKHHCRRCGRCFCDKCCSHKVALPRMCFVDPVRQCGACGVLSQRENEFYDKQIKILTGGAAFVVTLDSSGKSQNMTCRLANNHRYLFLDGESHLELELSRISSLQVLMEESSPGGGGPRASGLLLVHRAQGSQDPMQVRLEAVEDRKEASWWLGAMHKVHARTHACTHTHTHTHTHTHTHTHTHTHTHTHTHTHTHTHTHTHTHCFHPYRRYVPWSCLLLWSGRIN
- the zfyve21 gene encoding zinc finger FYVE domain-containing protein 21 isoform X2 — its product is MSSVPDGKKLVRSPSGLRMVPENGAFISPFCLAEPQWVPDKEHHCRRCGRCFCDKCCSHKVALPRMCFVDPVRQCGACGVLSQRENEFYDKQIKILTGGAAFVVTLDSSGKSQNMTCRLANNHRYLFLDGESHLELELSRISSLQVLMEESSPGESKELAFSRLLESKFLSEGGGPRASGLLLVHRAQGSQDPMQVRLEAVEDRKEASWWLGAMHKVHARTHACTHTHTHTHTHTHTHTHTHTHTHTHTHTHTHTHTHTHTHCFHPYRRYVPWSCLLLWSGRIN
- the zfyve21 gene encoding zinc finger FYVE domain-containing protein 21 isoform X4, encoding MSSVPDGKKLVRSPSGLRMVPENGAFISPFCLAEPQWVPDKECPRCMQCDAKFDFITRKHHCRRCGRCFCDKCCSHKVALPRMCFVDPVRQCGACGVLSQRENEFYDKQIKILTGGAAFVVTLDSSGKSQNMTCRLANNHRYLFLDGESHLELELSRISSLQVLMEESSPGESKELAFSRLLESKFLSEGGGPRASGLLLVHRAQGSQDPMQVRLEAVEDRKEASWWLGAMHKAAKLLYEAKDQ